AAACTCCATCCAGTCGGTCGAGTTCCACCAGTCGGCGTAAAAGTGACGGTCGGCGAAGCAGGTAATTTCGGCAAAGGCGCCGAGGACGTActcgaagatgacgaggaagacgagcaAGAAAGTGAGCATGAAGGGGAAGAGCAGCCAGGAGATTGTctcggcgaggatgaggcccGACTCGAGGGCCACGGAGGAGGAAGAGTCGACAAGGTGGGCGGAGGCGACGAGGTCCAGACGGCGGGAGGCGTCGACGAGGACGGGGAAGATGTACTCTTCGGAGATGACGGTGAGGAGGAAAATGCAGCCAAAGGTGGCGATGATCTTGGAGACGAGGGCGGTCCAGTTGATGGCCGGGGTGCGCGGGTACTCGATCTCGTAGCAGAGCGTCGGGCAGCAGAGGTAGTCGAGGTAGTTGGCCCAGGTGACGTTGCGCGGGTACGTGACGTTGCCCATGGGGCTGGTAAGCTCGCGGGCGAGGTCTTCACGTAGGGTGTCGATTTCGTCGGCGCTGGTGGGCTCGGGTTCTGTCTCGGTTTCAGGGGCAGTAgagggagcagcagcaacagcagcgtGGCCGTTGGTGCCGTTGACGCCCTTGCTGACGCTTTCCTGCTGGcgatgatgcttcttcttgggcttggaggtgtccttgtcctcctcgaCGGGGCGAGGCATGGGGATTCCTGATACGCTGCCTTTGCGGTGGTCGGCGCTGGGGTAGAGGTAGGCCGGCCTGCGGTCTGCTCTCGACGGGTTCGGCTCGTCCAGGCTGCGCAATCGCTTTTCTGTTTCCGAGAGGTGGCCGTTGTAAAAGGCGTACGAGTGCATCTTCATGAGCAGCACCATCGTGTGCAGCAGGAGACACACCTGAGCGGTCCACGCCCAGTCCAGCCAGAACGGCACAATGACCCAAAACGCCAGCCACACGACTTGATAGATGCTCTGGATCGCCATTCCTCCCCTACTCCAGCCCCAGACGCCTCCCATGGGGTTCTTGCGCACCCAGCGATGCAGCGGCAAGCTGACGGCAGTGGTGGCGACCATGAGGAAGTCGGCAATGGCCAGGTGCCACAGCTTGTCGGCGAAGAGGCCCCAGATCTGGACGCGCAGGGGGTATCCGGTGTCCTTCCAGTTGCGCAgcatggtggtgatgccCATGATGGCCAGGCCGATCCagaagaggttgaagaagccatggaaGTCGCGGTAGTCGCTGGAAGGGTCGAAGTGGGAGACGCGCGAGGCGAATTCGATGGTCGGGAAGATGCGACGGCGCTGTTCGGCGCGGACGAGCTTGCGGGCGGAGGAGAGAGATTTGGTCGAGGGGGGAGCGTTGTCTGAGACGGGCGTTGAGCGGCCGCTGTTTTTATTGCGTCAGTCACTGTATTCTATCTTTGATGATGctcaagaagaggaagaggaagaggcagcagcaagtAAAATGAACTCACCTCGTCGTGGCACTGCCTACGCCGCCATTGCTGTCGCCCGTGGGCAAACCTAGGAGGTGATTATCGCCATCAGTGGACGATGCGCGCGACACTTGGGCATGCAGCGGCTTGTGGATTCTCGCCCGCAGCACGTTGTCGGTGTAGCTGTCAAAGTGGCTGTGGCCATTGGCCAGGACGTCTATTGATGTCATGATGCGCCAACCAGGAGCCGTGATGTCCTCATTCGGCGGTTTTCTATGTAGTCGCTGTTGTTTCTCGACAAAGAGTTCGTTCGGTAGATGCAAGCAgttaaagaaagaaaaggaacctcgtattattatttccttctttttttgtcgCAAATTCGCAAATCCTTCAGGAGGCGCGGCAGCACCGAAATCGTTTGCGTTTGGTGGATATGGAGACAAGGCAGAGTCGCAAGTCGCAGGTTAAAACAGATATAGGAGGTAGTACCAGCTTTCCGGGCCTGGAGATTATATCGCTTGCATCAATGCGGACCGGGGGTTGGATTCGATCTGTTTCAGCGcagtaataaaaataagaatAGTAATAACAGGCAAGCAAAGAGATGCGCGACTGTACAACTGCAGAGCTCGCTAAAATATACGATACGATGGCGGTGATTGTTGGATGAGAAATTAGATGAAGCATAAATAGATCCGAGGACAAGAAACAAGAACCAAGAAACATgacaaagaggcaaaaaacgAGGTACCGCATACAGTACGTCACTGGGCCCCTCGCTGCCCCCACTTTCTGACGCCGACGAAATGGGTTGCTtttgaaagaggaaataaAGAGGgtgcattgcattggatgATATAAGGTTAGTGGTTAGGGGAGCTGGCTGGCACTAGAACAGTCTACTGTCAAGCCTGTCATGGGAAtaagcatcaatcaatcaatgtCGCATTGTTCTCGAATTAAAACGGTCAACTAGCACTATAATACAGTAGCTATACTGGTAGTTTCTATTCAACCATCATCACATACAATACAAAACAATACAATTAATCAATTAATATTCTATTAGCGAGTACAGCACTTACATACACACCCCGGACAACGGACTCAATCCTCCCCCCGTACCTAATGTAATAATCACGgacaatccatccatccatccatcatcatcaaggtaCCGCAACATCACTCTCTCCAATCCCATCCCCCCCTATCCGCGTACCGGTACCCGGCACTCCGTTTCCTCCGTCCCATCGCCACCCGACTCTTCCGACCTCCCGAGGCTTtgcttcctctcttccccgtACACCACTTTCTTCTATACACCACTTTTATTTTCCTCGAGCTCGGCACACGCAACTCATCGCACCATTATTGTGAAATCACGCTTACTTACTCTgactaaaataataaccaTGGTGTGC
Above is a genomic segment from Trichoderma breve strain T069 chromosome 6, whole genome shotgun sequence containing:
- a CDS encoding MBOAT, membrane-bound o-acyltransferase family domain-containing protein — its product is MTSIDVLANGHSHFDSYTDNVLRARIHKPLHAQVSRASSTDGDNHLLGLPTGDSNGGVGSATTSGRSTPVSDNAPPSTKSLSSARKLVRAEQRRRIFPTIEFASRVSHFDPSSDYRDFHGFFNLFWIGLAIMGITTMLRNWKDTGYPLRVQIWGLFADKLWHLAIADFLMVATTAVSLPLHRWVRKNPMGGVWGWSRGGMAIQSIYQVVWLAFWVIVPFWLDWAWTAQVCLLLHTMVLLMKMHSYAFYNGHLSETEKRLRSLDEPNPSRADRRPAYLYPSADHRKGSVSGIPMPRPVEEDKDTSKPKKKHHRQQESVSKGVNGTNGHAAVAAAPSTAPETETEPEPTSADEIDTLREDLARELTSPMGNVTYPRNVTWANYLDYLCCPTLCYEIEYPRTPAINWTALVSKIIATFGCIFLLTVISEEYIFPVLVDASRRLDLVASAHLVDSSSSVALESGLILAETISWLLFPFMLTFLLVFLVIFEYVLGAFAEITCFADRHFYADWWNSTDWMEFSREWNVPVYSFLRRHVYSASRPHTGKAFATFITFLISAVGHEIVMACITKKIRGYGFVCQMLQLPIVMLQRTRWVRGRKTLNNVCFWCSMILGLSLICALYVLL